GCTATCGTTATCTATCAATGATAGCTATTCCATCAGATACCCCCTCACAGTAAGACGATAACCCTATGACGACAGATGATCTACCCAATCTGGATGGCAATCATGCCCATTCAATCAATATCGAAGACCTCAAAGCACCTGACGGCCCAAAGCATAAACCGCGTATCTTAGTGCTTTATGGTTCCTTGCGAGAACGCTCCTATTCGCGACTGGTCGCAGAAGAAACCGTTCGCCTTTTGACGTTTTTTGGGGCTGAACCCAAAATTTTTGACCCCAGCGATCTTCCTCTTCCAGATAGCGTGGAAGATAGCCATCCCAAAGTAACGGAATTACGTGATCTGGCCTTTTGGTCTGAAGGGATGATATGGGTATCACCAGAGCGCCACGGTGCCATGACAGGCATTATGAAGGCTCAAATTGATTGGATCCCCTTATCAATCGGCGGAATGCGACCAACACAGGGCAAGACCCTTGCCCTGATGCAGGTCTGTGGCGGTTCTCAGAGCTTTAACTCGGTCAATCAAATGCGAACTCTAGGGCGGTGGATGCGCATGGTCACCATTCCAAATCAGTCTTCTGTTCCCAAAGCATTTACTGAATTTGATGATAATGGCCGCATGAAATCTTCGCCCTACTACAATCGTATTGTTGATGTGGTTGAGGAGCTTGTGAAATTTACCCATATGGTGCGGGGGCGTTCAGAATATCTAGTTGATCGATATTCTGAGCGCGTGGAAACAGCAGAGCAAGTATCAAAACGGGTTAATCAGCGCTCGCTTTGACGCCGCTGCCAGATGCCAGAAAGATTGGGCAGAGCATACGATACGTGACGACCCAAGACTCTAGAAGCCCATGTCATATAGATCCTTTTCAGTCGCCCAATTTGACGCACTTCACCCCCGTTATAGGGTAGGTAAGTAGGATATTGCCCCAAATAACTTGCGGCATCAGGAAATTGCATAAAGCTGGGTGCGCGCTCAAAGCCCGCAAGCCCACGCTTTAAATCCAGCTCGCTCCAAAAATAATTGCCATGTTGTTTTTCCATTTGGCCGCATAACTTTGCATAAATATCGCGCAGCGGCATCGGCAACCAATGGCAAAACGGTAGCCGTGTATCATGGGCAATTAGCGGGAACCATTTATTAGGTGTTGTCGCAACCAAATAACGATTACACACTCTTGTTAATTCTGAAAAAGCCCGTTCATCAGCTCCAATGTGCTCAAGCGCCTCAATCGTGTAACCAACATCAACTTCGAGTTCTTTAAAGGGAAGCTCCATTAAGCTGCCAGTACGAAATTCTATTTTATCTGAAACGCCAAAATAGTCAGCCAGTTCACGGGCAGCATTCACGCGACCTTCGTCAATGTCCATGGCAATGATTTGAGCATCCGTATGCAGCGCGAAGGCCAACGCTAACCAGCCATAACCACAGCCAAAATCACCAATCGTAACGTCTTTCAACTGGTCGCTTGGAATAGGACAAGTCTCAACAAAGAACTTTCTAAAATATTCGATCGTTTGAGCAATATCCATATCACGATAGCCGTGATCTATTTTGCTCTTAATCGTTTTTATCTGGTCTAATGAAAGGTCCATTACCATGCCCAAAACCAACTCTATTAATTTCCAGTCCAACAAACAAAACTGTTGTTAAAACAATTCATACAACGCCTATTACAAAGGTTACTTAACAATCCAATTAAGATCTCTAATTTCTTTATCAGTGAATAGGTAAAGCTTATCTTTTGGCGTTGCCATCGCCTCTATCCACGCTTTTGGGTCAACTCCCATTTGCACCAGAAGCTGCTGGGCTTCAGCGCTTATGGCCTGCGCATTGGCTATACCCTGTTGTAGTGTGCCGATCGCGCTATCACTCGTAAAAATCTGATGCACACCAAGAGCTGCTGGTTTTGTAATGGTTCGTTTGACACCACCAGAAAAAACAAGCGGGCAAGACGACGCACAATAACCATGCTTGGTGATAACCGTATTCATTCGCCTCTCGCGAATGAAGCGTGACATCTCAATGGCATCTCGCACTGAGCCCCCTGGTGAATGGAGGTAAAGCGTTTTAACGCCGCCCAACTCTTCTTGACTTGCCACAAATTCTTCAAACCGTATGGCCGTGCCAGCTTCAATAAAACCGACAGCGGTCACGATGCCTTTACCAGCTGAATGAAAAGTCATCGTTCCGCTTAACAAACCATCCGCACGCCCTGGTACACCTGGCAGACTTACACGACCTCCGGGACCAAAATCCACAGTTGTTTGTGGTGAATAACGTCGAACTTGGTCGTCTTTACGCGCGGGTTGGATCGGGCTTGAGGTTTCAGACGGGCGTAAAAATGGAATATCCAACGGCACCTTTTGTCCGGTAAGCGTTCGATAATCAATCAACAACACGCCAAGAACACCAGCGAGAAGAACACCAAAAAGTAAGGTCAACACCATCTCTTCGCCGCTAAATTTTGGTTTATACTCTTCCTCGTCTACAGGTGCATGCGCCATCTTATCACCCTTAGCCTTTTGACCCATCGCGTGCAGGACCATCACCTTTTCGCGACTTCAAAGATGTGAGTTTCGTCACGCTGGATTGTTCAATTTCTTCAGCATTAAGAGCTGGCTCTTTTGTTTTGGCAACAAGAGGTTCTGGGGTTGGCTCTTTTTCTGACTCCTGAGGTCGTTTTCCTGGATTTTTTGACTGATCAATATGCTGCACCAAAGCTGAAGGTAATTTGTCATAAAGGCGGAGAGCACGGTTTAGCTCACTAACCGTGACATGATTTTCATCGAGGTCATGTCCTTCTTCACGACGAATAGACGCCTGAACGCCTGACAGAATAAGGATCAAAACGCCTGGTAAAAGATCGATTGAAATCGCGCCAGCCCAACTTGGCAAGAAATCTTCAGCATAGAGCAAAACAGCTTCAGCTGTTGAGAGTGGTTTAAACCGCAACGGCTGAACCGGGTCGCGTGCTAAAATTTCATCTGCCGCTCTAGATAAAGCAGATGACTGGGCTTTGATCGCTTTTTCCACACGCCCGACCACAGCATCTTGGCGGGTGGCAAGATCAACATTACCAGCACTGCCCCCATCGGAAACTGGGGCTACAAAGGTCGCGCCCAGATCATCGGCGGCTCGCTTCACAGAAGGAGCAATGGATGTTTGCTGCAAAGCTGTAATGATGCCGGCAAGCGCGACAGCTTCTTCTGAAAAAGCAATACTGCGGTCATCGATCGGACCAAAGCTTGAGACAATTTTTCGCATTTGCCCAAGACGGCGCCCGCCTTGATCGTAGAGCGCATCGGATGCTGTACGTGCTGTGCGAACCTCGACACCAAGACCCTCAAGTTGTGATGACATTTGTCGTAATAACTGCACCACGGTCCCGCTTCCCGATGTGCCAGTCAATGAACCGCTGGCTCGTTCTTCTTGGCCAAGACGCTGAAACCGTTCTGCAGCAAGTTCGATATCGGGCAAAAGACTTTGAGCTGCCAGTGCATTATTATGCGCCTTGTTCAGCCGTGCTTGATAATCTTCTGTGGTATTGGCCAAATGCTGCTCAAGAGCCGCACCACCCGCAAGGGCTGCTGCATTCAGCCATGATGACATGGCAATAATCATCGCACTACCAAGCAACATTGCGAAAAGAAGAAGCCGCCGTGTGCCACCATCGCGGATATGCGGTGCAAACTGGATGAGATAGGACCAAAAGGCATAAATACCAACGGAAACCGCCGTTGCGTAAACCACAGCACCAAAGAAAACGGACGCACCGGTGCCCTGCAGTAAGCCGCGCACGCCCAAGTAGGTGTAGACACCACTGGCGAGTGCAAGAATGGCTAGGGTTATTTTCGTTGTCAGTTCAAGGCGAATGATGCCACGACGCAAAACCTGAGACATTATCTATCCTTATGTTTTAAGCCTACAAAGATATTTACCGATAATTTAGGCGAAAAATGGTTCTAACGCTGCTTTAATTTTAATACTTCGTTAAACATCGTAAACGAACGAAAAATTAAACAAACACAATCGGCCTGATTGTGCATTGCAATATAGCTCTGTATATAGGTGTTATTGAACTAATTTCTCTTCATTACTTTCAATTGAAAGCAGTAAAACTATGCCAAGCACACGCAAAAAAAGACACGTCAAGTCCATTAATCTTGCTCTCCAAGGCGGCGGTTCACACGGAGCTTTCACTTGGGGTATTTTGGACCGAATGTTTGAAGACGACAGGCTTTGGATAGACGCCATCAGCGGTACAAGTGCAGGTGCCGTCAATGCTGTAGTTGCCGCACAAGGCATGCATGAAGGTCAAGCGCCAGCCGCGCGCGAGGCCCTGAGAACATTTTGGAAAGCGGTTAGTGACGCAGGAAAACTAAGCCCACTCAAGACAACACCCTTTGATGCGGCCCTAGGCAACTGGGGTCTCGACAAGTCACCGATGTATCTTTTCCTTGATATGATGCAACGTGTGGCTTCGCCTTATGACTTGAACCCGCTTAATATTAATCCGTTTCGCACAATGATTGAAGATTTGATTGATTTTGAAAAAGTGCGAGCCTGCAAAGATCTCGGTATTTTTATCTCGGCGACCAATGTAGAAACCGGGCGCGGTCGAGTCTTCAAACGTGACGAGATCAATGCTGATGTTATTATGGCATCAACGTGCTTGCCGTTTATCTATCAGGCCGTAGAAATTGACGGGCAACACTATTGGGACGGCGGCTATATGGGCAATCCACCGCTGGTTCCTCTTCTAAGCAATGCCGATTCCTCAGACATCGTTGTTATTCAAATTAATCCTACAAAACGGGAAGGTGTGCCGCAAACAGCACGTGAAATTTTAAACCGCGTCAATGAAATCACTTTCAATTCATCTCTCATCCACGAATTGCGCGGCATTGATTATATTAACCAGCTACTCGAAAGCGGCGCAGTTTCTGATGAGCTTCATCGCAAAGTTAATATTCATATCATGGGCGGCGGGCATAACATGGAGGCATTGGATGCATCGTCAAAGCTCAACACAGACTGGGCTTTCCTAACGCATCTATTCGATAGAGGGCGTGAGGTTGCAGATCTATGGCTAAAGGATCATTTTGACGATATAGAACACCGCTCTTCCGTTGATATTTGCTCTATGTTCTCAGATGTTGGCTCTTTACCCATCAGTACAAAGTAACAAGCCAAACTAATTTATAACTAATGAATAGTTATCAGAAACATCGAAAAATAAACCCACCTATAAACATAATTTTTATTCATATGAGTTATAAATAATCCAAACAAATATGGGTGGTTGCATATTATTATGAGAAAAAGCATTCAAAAATTAGCCTCGAACACTCGTGGTGCTACAGCAGTAGAATTTGCAGTATTAGCTCTGCCATTCTTTGCATTGATAATTGGCACAATACAGCTCGGCATCATCTTTCTGGCGAACCAGACGCTGGATGAAGCCGTTGATGTAGCCGCTCGAGAAATACAAACCGGTCAAATCACTCAAACGGGCGGAACTCTTAGTGATTTTAGACGTGACGTGTGTGATCGCGTAACACTGATATCCGATTGTGAAAACCAAATGCTGTTATCGGTACAATCATTTGTAGACTTTGATGCTGTGGATCAAGCACAGACTGCGGGTGATCTATATACTCCCAATGGAAGGCCCGTAATCGTGGACGGCACTTTTGAACCTGGGCAAGGCGGAGAAATCGTCGTTGTTAGTGCTTCCGTATTCATCCCAATTGTTGCTGGTGACGTCTTGCCAGGCGTGAGTGGTAATGGACTACAGCTATCAACAAGCCTAGCGTTCCAGAACGAGTTATTCAGCGACTAAACCACTATCATAAGCAATACATACAATTTGCTAAATAATAGCATTTAGGAAAAGGAACGCCGATGTTCTTCAATCTATTCAAAAAAATTCCAGCTAAAAGAAACTCGCTCTCAAAAGACCAACGCGGTATAGCGGCTGTCGAATTTGCACTTGTGGTGCCAATTATTGTGATCTTGTTGCTCGGTAGTATCGATGCTGTTTTTGCTTTGACCGCCAAGCGCAAGGTGTCTTTGGCGACCCACTCCATGGCAGATATTGCAGCGCGCGAAACAGCTTTGGATAGCACTGACCGTCAAGCGCTCTCAGAACTCGGCAAGGTGATTATGACACCTAATGACGTTACTCTTGCTAACATCATTATTACTGGTGCTTTGGTTGATTCTAACGGCACAACAGCCACTGTTGATTGGAGTGAAGGATTTGGACCTAGCGCATTAGCACCGCCTATTAACTCAAAAATCAATCTGCCGTCAGCATTAACGCCGGGTGTTTTCCTAGTCGTAACAGAAACAACTCTACCTTATGAAACACTTTCATCGGTCATGTTCAATTTGAGTGAAACTGCTTATTTCCAATCACGCTCAGGACTACCTATTGACGGCACATAATTTATCAAGTCCACGTTAGAAAGAGATCAACCCTCTTTCTTCTTTTCGATAATTTTGGCCAAGGGTGAAAAATCTTTTTCTTCTATCAAAGTAAAACCACCTGAAAGCACTGGAGAAATCGCATCATAAGCGGCGCGATTTTTTTCATGTAGATTGGTCAAAAAATCACGTAGCAACTCCTTTAAAGGCGTTGGCAGATCAGATCGAATAACATGAGGCGCGTTGGGCACCATTTTAGATCGCCACACAACACGCATATCCGTGCTTTTCGCAAGCTCAGTTACAACAATGAGATGTTTGAGCGTACCGCTAGAATAGCCGGATTTCAGATCGCCCTGCAAACTTGACCACCCTATGGAAGCATCAGCCTCACCGGCTGTAATTTTCCGCCATCCCTCAACAGGGTTTGCAACATCAATAAGCTCGCCAAGATCGTCTGATTTATCATACCCTGCCTCTTTGAAATTACTCAAAGGCAAAAGTCGCGTTATTGTTGCAGGCGGCGCGGGCACGGCAAGCCTTTTTCCTTTTAAATCACTCAAGGTTTTGACCTTGCCGCTGAATGGGGCAAGAACGACGGCATGCACACCAGAAGCACCCACATGATCTTTCGGTACCGCAAGCGGCTCGACGCATTTACACACGGCTTGAAGCGTTATGTAGGATGATGCAGAATGAAGCGCGTATTGCACACGACGATCAGCCTGAAGTTTAATCAGCTGGTCCAATGTACGAACAGCTCGATAGGCAACCTTTAGTCCACTCGTGCCCTGCAAGGCTAAACGGAAAGGCTCCAGTTGGCGGCGTTGACGCTTTTCGTCACCGTCAATCAAATACCCAATTGTCAACACACCAACACCATCGCGCCAGTCCGCCTTCAATTCTTGAATAACGCCTTCCCCCACTTCACCTTTCTTGGTGGTCGAGG
This sequence is a window from Hyphomicrobiales bacterium. Protein-coding genes within it:
- the arsH gene encoding arsenical resistance protein ArsH, whose translation is MTTDDLPNLDGNHAHSINIEDLKAPDGPKHKPRILVLYGSLRERSYSRLVAEETVRLLTFFGAEPKIFDPSDLPLPDSVEDSHPKVTELRDLAFWSEGMIWVSPERHGAMTGIMKAQIDWIPLSIGGMRPTQGKTLALMQVCGGSQSFNSVNQMRTLGRWMRMVTIPNQSSVPKAFTEFDDNGRMKSSPYYNRIVDVVEELVKFTHMVRGRSEYLVDRYSERVETAEQVSKRVNQRSL
- a CDS encoding class I SAM-dependent methyltransferase; translation: MDLSLDQIKTIKSKIDHGYRDMDIAQTIEYFRKFFVETCPIPSDQLKDVTIGDFGCGYGWLALAFALHTDAQIIAMDIDEGRVNAARELADYFGVSDKIEFRTGSLMELPFKELEVDVGYTIEALEHIGADERAFSELTRVCNRYLVATTPNKWFPLIAHDTRLPFCHWLPMPLRDIYAKLCGQMEKQHGNYFWSELDLKRGLAGFERAPSFMQFPDAASYLGQYPTYLPYNGGEVRQIGRLKRIYMTWASRVLGRHVSYALPNLSGIWQRRQSER
- a CDS encoding patatin-like phospholipase family protein; the protein is MPSTRKKRHVKSINLALQGGGSHGAFTWGILDRMFEDDRLWIDAISGTSAGAVNAVVAAQGMHEGQAPAAREALRTFWKAVSDAGKLSPLKTTPFDAALGNWGLDKSPMYLFLDMMQRVASPYDLNPLNINPFRTMIEDLIDFEKVRACKDLGIFISATNVETGRGRVFKRDEINADVIMASTCLPFIYQAVEIDGQHYWDGGYMGNPPLVPLLSNADSSDIVVIQINPTKREGVPQTAREILNRVNEITFNSSLIHELRGIDYINQLLESGAVSDELHRKVNIHIMGGGHNMEALDASSKLNTDWAFLTHLFDRGREVADLWLKDHFDDIEHRSSVDICSMFSDVGSLPISTK
- a CDS encoding TadE/TadG family type IV pilus assembly protein, with the translated sequence MRKSIQKLASNTRGATAVEFAVLALPFFALIIGTIQLGIIFLANQTLDEAVDVAAREIQTGQITQTGGTLSDFRRDVCDRVTLISDCENQMLLSVQSFVDFDAVDQAQTAGDLYTPNGRPVIVDGTFEPGQGGEIVVVSASVFIPIVAGDVLPGVSGNGLQLSTSLAFQNELFSD
- a CDS encoding TadE/TadG family type IV pilus assembly protein, with the translated sequence MFFNLFKKIPAKRNSLSKDQRGIAAVEFALVVPIIVILLLGSIDAVFALTAKRKVSLATHSMADIAARETALDSTDRQALSELGKVIMTPNDVTLANIIITGALVDSNGTTATVDWSEGFGPSALAPPINSKINLPSALTPGVFLVVTETTLPYETLSSVMFNLSETAYFQSRSGLPIDGT
- a CDS encoding PhnD/SsuA/transferrin family substrate-binding protein, with amino-acid sequence MTCLKKTISPFLSAVIICFAVVLPLKAQDGKENTEEGRELDEVIELIQEPELFDPDQTFDDSIITSTTKKGEVGEGVIQELKADWRDGVGVLTIGYLIDGDEKRQRRQLEPFRLALQGTSGLKVAYRAVRTLDQLIKLQADRRVQYALHSASSYITLQAVCKCVEPLAVPKDHVGASGVHAVVLAPFSGKVKTLSDLKGKRLAVPAPPATITRLLPLSNFKEAGYDKSDDLGELIDVANPVEGWRKITAGEADASIGWSSLQGDLKSGYSSGTLKHLIVVTELAKSTDMRVVWRSKMVPNAPHVIRSDLPTPLKELLRDFLTNLHEKNRAAYDAISPVLSGGFTLIEEKDFSPLAKIIEKKKEG